The Coprobacillus cateniformis DNA window ATTCTTAATGCTGTAGAACGATTATGGAAAAAATCAATGATTAATCATAAGGCATTGCTTATATTTGTTGTGGTTTTAGGACTAACATTGTTTACTGATATTCCTTTATATGTCATTGTTCTCTCTTCATCTGTTGTCGGAGCTTTGTTAAACCGCTGGAAAGGAGCAGAAGCAAAATGATTTTATTACAATTGTTTTTTGAATTCTTCAAAGTAGGACTTTTTTCCATTGGTGGGGGATTAGCCACTTTACCATTTCTATATGATATCTCAAATACACTTGGCTGGTTTACACATGGCGATATTGCCAATATGATTGCTATTGCAGAATCAACACCAGGAGCCATTGGTATTAATATGTCTACTTATGCAGGCTATCAAGTTGATGGTATACTTGGTGGTATAGTTGCCACAATTGGATTGATTACACCATCTGTTATTATTATTTTAGTGATTGCACGATTGTTAAAAAAGTTTAAAGAAAATAAACTTGTTCAAGATGTTTTCTTTGGTTTAAGGCCAGCCTCTGTTGCTATGATAGCATCAGCTGGAATTGGAGTCATTAAAATTGCCTTAGTGAATATCCCACTGTTTGAGTCAACAGGGCATCTCTTAGATTTATTTGTTGTTCCTGGAATTATTTTAGCTATCGTTCTCTATACGTTATCTAAGAAAACAACTTGGTCACCAATTATTCTCGTTGCTATAAGTGCAGTTGTCGGAATTGTGTTGCATTTAGGTGGTGCATAAATATAAAAATTCAGTATGACTAAACATCATACTGAATTTGATAACTATGAATTCTTGTATTGTATCTTGCATATGAGACTTCAACAACTTTTTGATTAATATCATGTGATATTCTTTTTCTTCCAAGGACTGGTCCTTTTTCTAGATTAAGCCCCTCTAATATACGAACTGGAGGAAACTCAACAAGAAAGTCATCATGAAAATGAGCAATAAAATAGTGATTCTTATAAAGGAACATATACAATGAAAAATCATTATGATTCTTAATAACAGGGATTTCAATATCACCTGGTAAATAATGTGTCAGATGGATATAAGGTTGTCCATCTAGATAGTAAAAGCGAGTAATTTCTAGACTTTTCCTCCCAAAATAAGGAAATAACTCATGTTGAGGATCTAATGAAATATATTCAAATTGTGTATTTTCCTTTGTCACTTGATATCCTTGCTGTTTTAAAAGATTAGCAAAAGAATAACCATTTGATAATTTATTGAAAATGCTATTGCTTATAACGGTTGTGCCTTTACCACTTTGTTTTGAAACATAACCGTCTTTTTCTAAAAGGTCAATAGCTTTTCTTATTGTAATTTTACTAACATTAAAGATTTTTTCAAATTCAGTCTCAGTGGGTAATAAACTATTTATAGGGTAGACACCATTAATAATTGAATCTTTAATGGTTTCCATAATAGAGTAATATAAAGGTGTTTTTTTATTCATATATAAGACTCCTTTCAGTCATTATTTGAAGATCTATTGATACAGATAAATGACTCATTATTGTATTTATCATAACATAATCAAATAAAAAAATCAAAGTGCATAATGAATAAGATTTAATGATATAATGTTTATAAATTGATAAGTATAAAAATTTCAATTTTCATGAATGAACATTTTGTTTGATAACTGTGATTTGATTGAAGTGTATTCATGAAAGTGTTAAAATTTTTTTAGGAAAGAAGGTTGAGCATGAATAAATTTATGATTGAAAATGCAAGACTTGTAGATGGCAGAATTGTGAGTATTTTTGTTCAAAATGGTGTCATTCAACAAGTTGCTTCTTCTATAAAGGTAGACAATGAGACTCAGGTTATTCATTTAGATAATGAGAGTTATGTAAGTGCTGGCTGGATAGATACTCATACGCATTGTTTTGATAAGTTTGAACTCTATGCTGATAATTGCGAAAGTATTGGCTATAAAAAAGGTGTAACAACTGTGATAGATGCAGGAACATCTGGTGCAGATAATGTTGATGAGTTTTATGATAGTGTAAAAAATTGTAAAACACATGTATATTCATTATTAAATATCTCTAAAACAGGGCTATACGCACAAAATGAATTGGCAGATATGCGACATGTTGATAGCGATGCTTTTATGCAGGCGTATCAAAAACATCCCCATTTTATTATTGGTGTGAAGGCCAGAATGAGTAAGAGTGTTGTTGAAGAAAGTGGTGATTTGCCTTTATTTGAAGCGTTAAAAATTGCTGAACAAACAAAGCTGCCATTGATGGTGCACATTGGAACTGCACCTTCAAAACTGGAGACAGTTTTAGCGAATATCAGAAGCGGGGATATTGTCACTCATATTTTCAATCCGAAAACGAATGGTATTATTCAAGATAGTCACATTAAAGAATGTGTATTTGATGCTTATCAAAGAGGTGTGTTCTTTGATTTGGGTCATGGTACAGATAGTTTTTCATTTGATGTATTAGATAAGGCGAATCAAAATGATCTAAAAGTTCACAGTATTAGCAGTGATATTTATTATCGTAATCGTCAAAATGGGCCTGTTTATGATCTTGCGACGACAATGTCAAAACTTTATAGGAAAGGATATGATTTGAAGGAAGTTATAGCTTGTGTGACAAGCCATCCTGCAAAAATGTTGAATTTATCACATCTTGGTCGGATTGAAAAAGGCTATTGTGGTGAGTTTACAATATTTAAGATTATTCATAAAAATAAAGAATTGGTTGATTCGACTGGAAAGAGAATCATTGTATCCGAGTATATTCAACCAGTTGCAGTGATCATACGTAACGAATATATTCAACTTGAGGAGGATTGTTAATGGAAGATATATATGAAAAATATCAAGTTAAACAAGTTATTAATGCTTCTGGGAAAATGACAATTTTAGGTGGTTCACGAGTCAGTGAAGATATTTGTCAGCAGATGAATATTGGTGCATCACATTTCTTTGAAGTTAAAGATCTGTTGGATAAAACTGGCAATTATTTAGCAGCGCTTATTGGTGTAGAATCTGCTTATATTGTCAATAGTGCTTCTGGCGCTATTGCCCAAAGTGTTGCTGCCTGTGTATCAAGAGGTAAGCTACAGTACATCTTAGATATTTATAATCCTGAAAACAAAAAAAGAGAAGTTATTATTTGTAAAGGGCATAATGTTGATTATGGAACACCTATTGAAGTGACGATTGGAATGGGTGGAGGACATGTTGTTGAAGCTGGTTATGCAAATAAATGTACATTAGAACATATTGAAGCAAAAATCAATGAAAATACAGTTGCACTTATCTATGTGAAGTCTCATCATTGTGTTCAAAAAGGTATGCCGGATATGAAAGCATTCATTGAGTTAGGTCATCGTTATCACTTGCCTGTGATTGTCGATGCGGCTGCTGAGGAAGATTTAAAGGTTTATGACAACTTAGGAGCAGATGCTGTTGTTTATAGTGGGACAAAAGCTTTTGAAGGTCCGACTTCTGGTTTACTGATTGGGAAAAAGGTATTTATTGATCAAGTGAAAAAACAAAGTCAGGGGATTGGCCGTGTCATGAAAGTAGGCAAAGAGAATATTTTAGGCTTGACTTATGCGATTGAAAAATATTTATCAAAAGAACATTTGACATTACAACAACAATCTCAACGTTTAGAAATATTTAACCAAAAACTAAATGCCAATGATGGCATATCGGCACGGATTATACAAGATGGTGCTGGTCGTCTGATTATGAGAAGTGAAATAACGTTTGATGAGAAGAAATTGTCTAAGAATGCACTGCAGATTGCACAGGCATTAAAAGAAGGAGAACTTCATATTTATACGCGTGATTATCGTGCCAATGAAGGAAAAATAGAAATTGATATAAGAGATGTCAATGACCAAGAATTAAATATGATTTATGAAAAAATAGTGAAGATTATTGGAGGTAGAAAAGATGAATAAAACTCCTCATTATTTAAATGACAAGATATGTTTAAATGTTTTGGCAAATTCATTAGAGAATGCCAAAGCAATTTATGAAGCAGCAGAGGGACATGTACTTGTTGGCTTGCTTTCAAAGAATTATGAAACAGTTGAAGCGGCTATAAAAGATATGAAAACTTATGCTGAAACTATTGATAATGCTATTTCAGTTGGATTGGGTGCGGGTGACCCTCATCAATGGAAAATGGTTGCTGAAATTTCAAAAGACATTCAACCCCAACATGTCAATCAAGTGTTCACTGGTGTTGGATATACACGTGCATTGCTAGGGCAAGATGAAACAATTGTTAATGGATTAATTTCTCCAAGTGGAACAGCAGGATTGGTTAAAGTGTCTACAGGACCTTTAAGTTCTTTAGATAAACCAGCTCTTGTGCCTGTTAAAACTGCGATAGATATGTTAAAGGATATGGGCTGTAGTTCGGTTAAGTTTTTTCCCATGAAAGGTCTATCAACAAAAGAAGAATATCGAGTAGTTTGTGAGGCTTGTGCAGCAGAGGACTTTATGATGGAACCTACTGGAGGTATTGATTTAACAAATTTTGAAGAGATTTG harbors:
- a CDS encoding chromate transporter produces the protein MILLQLFFEFFKVGLFSIGGGLATLPFLYDISNTLGWFTHGDIANMIAIAESTPGAIGINMSTYAGYQVDGILGGIVATIGLITPSVIIILVIARLLKKFKENKLVQDVFFGLRPASVAMIASAGIGVIKIALVNIPLFESTGHLLDLFVVPGIILAIVLYTLSKKTTWSPIILVAISAVVGIVLHLGGA
- a CDS encoding GntR family transcriptional regulator yields the protein MNKKTPLYYSIMETIKDSIINGVYPINSLLPTETEFEKIFNVSKITIRKAIDLLEKDGYVSKQSGKGTTVISNSIFNKLSNGYSFANLLKQQGYQVTKENTQFEYISLDPQHELFPYFGRKSLEITRFYYLDGQPYIHLTHYLPGDIEIPVIKNHNDFSLYMFLYKNHYFIAHFHDDFLVEFPPVRILEGLNLEKGPVLGRKRISHDINQKVVEVSYARYNTRIHSYQIQYDV
- a CDS encoding amidohydrolase/deacetylase family metallohydrolase, with product MNKFMIENARLVDGRIVSIFVQNGVIQQVASSIKVDNETQVIHLDNESYVSAGWIDTHTHCFDKFELYADNCESIGYKKGVTTVIDAGTSGADNVDEFYDSVKNCKTHVYSLLNISKTGLYAQNELADMRHVDSDAFMQAYQKHPHFIIGVKARMSKSVVEESGDLPLFEALKIAEQTKLPLMVHIGTAPSKLETVLANIRSGDIVTHIFNPKTNGIIQDSHIKECVFDAYQRGVFFDLGHGTDSFSFDVLDKANQNDLKVHSISSDIYYRNRQNGPVYDLATTMSKLYRKGYDLKEVIACVTSHPAKMLNLSHLGRIEKGYCGEFTIFKIIHKNKELVDSTGKRIIVSEYIQPVAVIIRNEYIQLEEDC
- a CDS encoding DgaE family pyridoxal phosphate-dependent ammonia lyase; translated protein: MEDIYEKYQVKQVINASGKMTILGGSRVSEDICQQMNIGASHFFEVKDLLDKTGNYLAALIGVESAYIVNSASGAIAQSVAACVSRGKLQYILDIYNPENKKREVIICKGHNVDYGTPIEVTIGMGGGHVVEAGYANKCTLEHIEAKINENTVALIYVKSHHCVQKGMPDMKAFIELGHRYHLPVIVDAAAEEDLKVYDNLGADAVVYSGTKAFEGPTSGLLIGKKVFIDQVKKQSQGIGRVMKVGKENILGLTYAIEKYLSKEHLTLQQQSQRLEIFNQKLNANDGISARIIQDGAGRLIMRSEITFDEKKLSKNALQIAQALKEGELHIYTRDYRANEGKIEIDIRDVNDQELNMIYEKIVKIIGGRKDE
- the dagF gene encoding 2-dehydro-3-deoxy-phosphogluconate aldolase — translated: MNKTPHYLNDKICLNVLANSLENAKAIYEAAEGHVLVGLLSKNYETVEAAIKDMKTYAETIDNAISVGLGAGDPHQWKMVAEISKDIQPQHVNQVFTGVGYTRALLGQDETIVNGLISPSGTAGLVKVSTGPLSSLDKPALVPVKTAIDMLKDMGCSSVKFFPMKGLSTKEEYRVVCEACAAEDFMMEPTGGIDLTNFEEICRIALEAGVKRIIPHVYTSIVDKETGETKREDIQTLLEIMKRL